Proteins from one Desertifilum tharense IPPAS B-1220 genomic window:
- a CDS encoding efflux RND transporter permease subunit: MGQSNLSLNGNGPEQVRSVSPLTRFFFLRTVFGVLLTLLMVVGGLLGYASMIKESNPDIALAIATVTTTWSGADPETIEQQVTNELEKEIQSVEGLKTLDSASFSGFSLINAEFQADADVDRSMQRLRDAVSRAEPNLPREADQPAVQSISVTDAPILTVALFGDLDPVVLSQAAHQIQDRLEKVAGVTEVTLGGARDEVVQVLMNPNQLTALGISPMTVANRIRTANSDMPLNEIESDTIGTQVRFYGRFRQLEELRNLPITRLNGRIVRLSELAEIRRELEPENTLAEITIAGAEYESVVSVSVKKVPGQDTIRVVDAVLADLEAAKGDPNLWPLGMDYLVTADDSEIIWEQLGNLFSNAIQAMLAVFAVLFVALTWREALIAGLSIPLTFLGTLAVLWLMGSTLNNMVLIGMVLALGLLVDVFILMMEGMHEAIFASGLSFERAALKTVKTYAAPAFAGQLTTILAMTPLLAIGGTMGKFIRLLPLTAVICLLLSFAIALLIDIPLSRFLLGDIKNRKKSRVDRLSEAASERFVRWSLTYTVRNKTTARAWMLFALMLFVTAVLAFTQIPTVFFPEEDSLKMSINVELPPNTTLASSKIVADDLGEILRQKDYLDNAIKYVGQSSTLVSPGTLQPTEGSYLLGFSAILVPEGDRDRASQEIANDLRAELNPVLQKYPGAQLFVSTESTTGTGDPIQIEITGSDMTELRQLSNQVQNLVRQIPGTADVRDNLGNLQSDLQLIPRREDLDFYGLSEEDIATQARYYMSATDVGNFVIGGNQEDIEIRLSTAWPSRNGAVGGPTRRDELSLVRFFGSNPDRPVVPAIAVVNAVQGQAPLSITHRGGQRTVTVLSKTANRTVGEILADARPLLDEVQTAWPRGYSYAFAGEAADQAETFGSAGLALMLAIFLVFAVLVLQLNSFSQPIIILITIPLALIGTFGGFFLAWIPFSFSAFIGIIALVGIVVNNAIVMVDTMNSYRQAGMTVRKAAAHGVADRLRPILTTSVTTIIGLVPLALSSPRWMPLCSTIIFGLIASTMIALIVIPCLYLQFTPKTREA, translated from the coding sequence ATGGGTCAAAGTAATTTATCGTTGAATGGCAATGGCCCTGAGCAGGTTCGTTCCGTCTCGCCCCTAACCCGCTTTTTCTTCCTGCGAACCGTCTTTGGGGTCTTACTCACCCTGCTGATGGTGGTTGGGGGACTGTTGGGCTATGCCTCCATGATTAAAGAGTCTAACCCCGATATTGCCTTAGCGATCGCCACTGTCACCACCACCTGGAGCGGAGCCGACCCGGAAACGATTGAGCAGCAAGTTACGAACGAACTTGAAAAAGAGATTCAATCCGTAGAAGGGCTAAAAACCTTAGACAGCGCCTCCTTTAGCGGCTTTTCACTCATTAACGCCGAATTCCAAGCCGATGCGGATGTCGATCGCTCCATGCAACGGTTGCGAGATGCCGTTTCTCGCGCCGAACCCAACCTCCCCAGAGAGGCCGACCAACCCGCCGTACAGTCGATTTCAGTAACGGATGCGCCGATTCTCACCGTGGCACTCTTTGGCGACTTAGACCCGGTGGTTTTGAGTCAGGCGGCTCACCAAATTCAGGATCGCCTAGAGAAAGTGGCGGGGGTGACAGAGGTGACGCTGGGCGGGGCCCGCGACGAGGTGGTTCAGGTGTTGATGAACCCCAATCAGCTTACAGCCCTAGGCATTTCGCCGATGACGGTGGCGAACCGGATTCGCACTGCCAATAGCGATATGCCGCTCAATGAGATTGAAAGCGATACCATTGGCACTCAAGTCCGCTTTTACGGTCGGTTTCGGCAACTGGAGGAGTTACGGAATCTCCCCATAACCCGGCTAAACGGGCGGATCGTCCGCCTCTCAGAATTGGCAGAAATTCGCCGGGAACTGGAACCAGAGAATACCCTAGCGGAGATTACCATTGCCGGGGCTGAGTATGAATCGGTGGTCAGCGTCTCGGTGAAGAAGGTGCCGGGACAGGATACGATTCGGGTCGTGGATGCGGTTTTGGCGGATCTGGAAGCAGCCAAGGGCGATCCCAATCTGTGGCCGCTGGGGATGGACTATCTAGTCACGGCGGACGACTCGGAAATTATTTGGGAACAACTGGGCAACCTGTTTAGTAATGCTATCCAGGCGATGCTGGCGGTGTTTGCCGTGCTGTTTGTCGCCCTCACTTGGCGGGAGGCGCTGATTGCCGGACTCTCGATTCCCCTGACCTTTTTAGGCACGCTGGCGGTGTTGTGGCTGATGGGTTCAACCCTCAACAACATGGTGCTGATCGGCATGGTGTTGGCTTTGGGGCTGCTGGTGGATGTCTTCATTTTGATGATGGAGGGGATGCATGAAGCGATCTTTGCTTCTGGGTTGAGCTTCGAGCGGGCGGCGCTGAAGACTGTTAAAACCTATGCTGCGCCTGCTTTTGCGGGTCAGTTAACGACGATTTTGGCAATGACGCCGCTGCTGGCCATTGGCGGCACGATGGGTAAGTTTATTCGGTTGCTACCGCTGACGGCGGTGATTTGTTTGCTCTTGAGTTTTGCGATCGCCCTTTTGATTGATATTCCCCTCTCCCGCTTTTTACTCGGCGATATCAAGAACCGCAAAAAGTCCCGCGTCGATCGCCTCAGCGAAGCCGCTTCAGAGCGCTTTGTCCGCTGGAGCTTAACCTATACGGTGCGTAACAAAACCACGGCGAGAGCTTGGATGCTGTTTGCCCTGATGCTCTTTGTCACCGCTGTATTAGCCTTTACCCAAATTCCGACCGTCTTCTTTCCCGAAGAAGATAGTCTGAAAATGAGTATCAACGTTGAGCTACCGCCGAACACAACCCTAGCCTCCTCTAAAATCGTGGCAGACGACTTAGGGGAAATTCTGCGCCAAAAAGATTACCTAGACAACGCGATTAAATACGTCGGGCAAAGCAGCACCCTGGTGAGTCCGGGCACGCTTCAGCCTACTGAGGGGAGTTACTTGCTAGGATTTTCCGCGATTTTGGTTCCCGAAGGCGATCGCGATCGCGCCTCCCAAGAGATCGCCAATGACTTGCGCGCCGAACTCAACCCAGTGCTGCAAAAGTATCCCGGCGCGCAGCTATTCGTCAGCACTGAAAGCACCACGGGGACAGGAGATCCGATTCAAATCGAAATTACAGGCAGCGATATGACCGAGTTGCGCCAACTCTCCAACCAGGTGCAAAACTTGGTGCGACAAATTCCCGGTACCGCCGACGTGCGCGACAATTTAGGTAATCTTCAATCTGACTTGCAGCTTATTCCCCGACGGGAGGATCTCGACTTCTACGGCCTCAGCGAGGAAGACATCGCCACCCAAGCCCGCTATTATATGAGCGCGACCGATGTTGGTAACTTTGTTATCGGTGGCAACCAGGAAGATATTGAGATTCGCCTGAGTACGGCCTGGCCTTCTCGGAATGGTGCAGTTGGCGGGCCGACTCGCCGGGATGAGTTGTCGCTGGTACGCTTCTTTGGTTCCAACCCGGATCGACCAGTAGTACCTGCGATCGCGGTGGTGAATGCCGTCCAAGGTCAAGCGCCGCTGTCCATTACTCACCGAGGCGGCCAGCGAACGGTGACGGTACTCTCTAAAACGGCAAACCGCACGGTAGGGGAAATTCTTGCCGATGCCAGACCCCTCTTAGATGAAGTTCAGACCGCTTGGCCGAGGGGTTACAGCTATGCTTTTGCAGGGGAAGCCGCCGATCAAGCCGAAACCTTTGGATCGGCAGGACTTGCCTTGATGCTTGCCATCTTTTTAGTCTTTGCGGTTCTGGTCTTGCAGCTTAACTCGTTTAGCCAGCCCATCATTATTTTGATTACGATTCCGCTAGCGCTAATTGGCACCTTTGGCGGCTTTTTCCTGGCTTGGATTCCGTTTTCGTTCTCGGCGTTTATTGGCATTATCGCCCTGGTGGGTATTGTGGTGAATAATGCGATCGTCATGGTAGACACGATGAACAGCTATCGACAAGCAGGGATGACAGTCCGTAAGGCGGCGGCGCATGGAGTCGCTGACCGTTTGCGCCCCATTCTGACTACTAGCGTCACCACCATTATTGGTCTAGTTCCGCTAGCCCTCAGTTCGCCTCGGTGGATGCCGCTTTGCAGTACCATTATCTTTGGCTTGATAGCTTCCACGATGATTGCCCTGATTGTCATTCCCTGTTTGTATTTGCAGTTCACGCCGAAAACTAGGGAGGCCTAG